GGCTGCTGCACTCAGGCGGGCGGTACGCATGTACTGATCCTGAGGCTGCGGCGGAGTGCCGTAGCGAGGGCGAGATCCTGAAACGGCTTGCACCGCACTGCATTGAGAAGACCGGCGGTATTTTTGCTGCTGTGGAGGGTGACGACGAACAGTACGCTGCGGACTTTGGTTCCTACTGCGAGAAGGCAGGCCTGCCTGCCCGCCAGCTGGACCCGAAGGAAGCGCGTGAGATGGAGCCAGTTCTTTCTGACCGTGTTTTTGCAGCATGGGAAGTGGAAGACGCCTCTGTTGATCCGTTCCGCCTTGCTCTGGATAACATGGCCCACGCTGTGAGTCTGGGAGCGCGATTCCTGCGCCGGACGCGAGTTGTTGGCTTTGAGAAAGAGGGTGGACGTGTCACGGCTGCCAAGCTGGTTGAAACCCGCACGGGCCGTGAACTGACCATTGAGGCAGACGTCATTGTCAATGCTGCTGGAGCATGGGCAGGCGAAATTGCGGCAAAGGTTGGCGGAGAGCTGAATATGCTGTTCTCCAAAGGCACGCTGCTGATTACGCATTCGCGCATGGCAAACCGGGTCATCAACCGCCTGCGTAAGCCGGGCGACGGCGATATTCTTGTCCCGGGTGGAACTGTTTCCATCCTTGGTACAACGTCTGTTCGCCTTGAGAACCTTGATGATATTCGTCCTTCTATTGAAGAAGTTGACCGCAATATCAATCAGATGGCGGCGCTGATTCCTTCTCTGGAAACGACGCGTTACGTCCGTGCATATGCTGGTGTTCGTCCGCTGGTTATGAGCCGAGGCGCAACAAGCGACCGTACAGTCAGCCGTGGCTTCACGCTCGATGGCCATGAAGAAGACGGTCTTGAAAATTTCATTACGATTACGAGTGGCAAGCTCACGACGTATCGTTTGATGGCAGAGCGCACCTCTGATCTCGTTTGCGAGCGCCTTGGTGTTTCCGCTCCCTGCCTGACCAGAACCGAAGCATTGCCAGAAGCTTCTGAGTGCCGCTGGACCGAGCCGGGAGTTGCTCCCAAGATTTGGCTCAAGGGTCACGAGCGGGACGATCAGCTCCTGTGCGAGTGCGAAATGGTACCGACTTCTGCTGTTGACCAGATCATTGATTCCTTTGCTCCGGGCAAAGACGCCCCGCGTATGGAAGCTGTTGCACGCCGAAGCCGTGTGGGTAAGGGCAGCTGCCAGGGTGCAACCTGTGGCCTTCGTCTTGCTGGCCATATGTACGACCGTGGCGTGTTTAATGGTCCGGAAGACCTCGATAGCCTCCGTGATTTTGTTGCGGAACGCTGGCGTGGCAAGCGCTCCATTCTGTGGGGACCCCAGCTGAATCAGGCTGAATTGCAGGAAGCAATCCATTGCGGCCTGTTTGATCTTGAACTCAATTCCGCAGCAGTGAAAGGCGAGGAGGACGACAATGCCCGATAGAAGCGAACGGCATTTTGACGTCATGGTGATTGGTGCTGGCATGGCTGGCATGGCCGCCTCTATTTTTGCTGCTGACCGTGGTCTCAAGGTTGCACAGGCAGGCGTTACAGGCGAGAGCGTGTATACCAGTGGTGTCATGGACATCATGGGCGTGCACCCGGTTGCTGACGCCCATGTCTGGGGTAATCCCTTTGACGCCATGAAGGCAGTTGCCAAAGATATTCCTGGTCATCCGTACGCCAAGCTTACAGAGAGCGATGTGCGTGACTCCTTTAAAGAATTCCTTGGATTCTTTGAAGAGCTGGGCATCCACTATTGCCATGAAAAGGACGCCAATAGCGATGTCCTGACCGCAATGGGAACATTGAAACACACCTACGCTGTGCCCGAAACCATGTGGGCAGGAACAGTGCTTCGCAAGAAGAAAGCACCATGCCTGTTCGTTGGGTTCCGTGGCCTCAAGGGATTCAGCCCCAAACAGATTGCCTCGGTTCAGGGCAAGTTCTGGCCGGGCCTGAAAGCCGCTGTTGTTGAGTTCCCGGGCTGCGAAGAAAAGGGTGAAATTTATCCTCAGCAGATGGCTCAGGCTCTGGAATTTGAGGGCAACCGTGAGGCGCTCGTAGAGCGCATCCGTCCGCACCTCGCTGATGCTGCTGGCGTGGGTATCCCCGCGATTGTCGGCATCTACCATTGCCGCGAGATTCTTGCTGACCTCGCTGAGCGCCTTGGCGTGCCGGTGTTTGAGATTCCGTCTCTGCCGCCGAGCGTTCCGGGCCTGCGTATTAAGGAAGCTTTTGACCGCCACATCGAAGATCGTGGTGTGACTGCTTTCCGTCAGAAGAATGTGCTTTCTGCCCGCTATGATGCTGCTGAGAAAGAGTTTGTGCTGGAAGTTGGCTTTGGTGCAGTGGAATATACCCTGCGTACAAAGGCTGTCATTCTTGGTACAGGCCGTTTCCTTGGCGGTGGCCTGTTCGCTGCTCGAAAAGGCATTGAGGAGACGGTGTTTGGTTTGCCCGTGTCCCAGCCAGAAGAGCGTGACGCATGGCACCAGAAAGACTTTATGAATCCGGCAGGACATCCTGTGAACCGAAGTGGTCTGGAAACTGACGAACAGTTCCGTCCGCTTGGTGCAGAGGGTTCTGCTGCTTATGCACGACTGTATGCCTGCGGCTCGGTGCTGGCTCATCAGGACTGGATGCGCGAAAAGTGCGGATGCGGTCTTGCTCTGGCTTCGGCATTTAAGGCTGTAGACAGTCTGGCTGCTGATTTGAAGGCAGACAAATAAAAGAGAGCCAGCGAGTGCTGGCGCAAAGGTTCGTGCGGGCTGTGTCCCGCAATCAACAAAGGCGAAAAGGGTGCGGCGCTCCGGATGGAGCGCCGCTTTCTTTTTGGAAAAGAGAAAGGTCGCTAGAGCGCTGTGAGTTCGATTTTTCCCCATGCGGTGAGTGTCTGGCCGCACTGGGCAAAAATGCCTTCGATGCCGTTCTGCTCCCAGGCCTGAGCCTGCTCTGTCACGTGGCGCAGGTCCTTGCGTTCCTGAACCATGTTGCAAAGGGCGGTGGCGGCTGCATCGGCAAGGCTGGCGTCCCTGGAACGGACGACAACGAGGTCTCCGTGCCCAAGGCTGAGGGAGTGACCAATCTTGGCAGAGGAGGCACAGAGCGCGACGGGAAAGTCTTCTGCGCCAAGAGAGAGACCAATGCGGGCCTCGTGCGTGGGGTCTGAGAGAATGGCACAGGTGCGGGGGCGGTTTGAGTACATGAAGACATCGCCGCCGTTTTCGACGAGCACGTTTGCGCTGTGCTCGTGCAGACGCTCTGCAACCATTTGGGAGACCGTCCCGGCAACAGCAGCCATTGGGCCAACGCCGCAGATGGTGCCTGCGTGGGCCATGCGCTGAATGATTTCCGGAGCATGCTCAGGAACCGTCACAGGGACGAGGCTGTGCAGGAAATCTGGATGCAGGGTAAACCAGGCCTTGAGCTGGCCGCGAAGTTCATCGACGCATTCAAGGGCGAGCTGGGACATGTTGTGTTCTGCAAGGATGAGGAGGTCAGTTTCTTCGACAACGGTCTGGAACTGGACTTCTCCTGTTCGGGCCTGAATGCCGGAGCGGTAGGCGCGGTGTGCGCTGCTGTGTGGGGAATGGGTGCTCATGCGGTCATGATGCCGCTCGGTCTGGCTTTTCGTCAAGAGAAGGGCGGGGAGGGTGTACGCTCCAAACGAAAAAAGCCTTCATCTTTCGATGAAGGCTTTGATTTCTGGCTCCCCGGCACGGACTTGAACCGCGAACCTAGTGGTTAACAGCCACCCGCTCTGCCGATTGAGCTACCGGGGAATGTTTGTGACGTCATGTGCCGTCGAGAAAAGTGTCTAAGGAGATTCCTTCTCCGGGTCAAGCAAAAAAATAAAAAAAGTGAAAAAAAGTTGTCATGGCAGGTATTTTTGACCAAAAAAGGGGAAACTGCCTCAGTTTTTGTCGGCTCCATGACGAAAAAGAATGAGAACACATTTTTATCAGCTTGTGAAGGCGGAGAAAAAAGAGAGGAGGGGAGAAGAAAAAAGTATGAAAAAATATGTAGGTGGAAAACTGAGGGGGCGGGCGTGACTGTCGCTGAAAATGAAAAAAGCCCTCATCTTTCGATGAAGGCTTTGATTTCTGGCTCCCCGGCACGGACTTGAACCGCGAACCTAGTGGTTAACAGCCACCCGCTCTGCCGATTGAGCTACCGGGGAATGTTTCGACGTGTGTTGACGTCGTGGAGGAGTTATTAGGGATTTCAGAAACCTCCGTCAAGAAAAAATTCCAAAAAAATGCAAAAAAGTTTAAAAGTGCACTGAGGGGGTGAGGTATGGTTTCTTGACGACAGGCTCCATTATGAATAAACCTCACAGGTTCTTTCCCGATGAATGTCTTGGCTAGTTGGAGAATGTATCTTGAGCAACTCAGGCAATAAGCCTCAGCAAAAGCAAATAAAGCTTCCCGTAAAGTCCCCCTTCGTTGACTATTTCCAGCCGATGCTGCGCGCAATGCAGGATCGTGGTGAACTCAACGAAGTTCTGAAAAACCGAGTCGGCAAGGCCTGCACCCTTCTGGACGCAGGTGTCAAACTCTTCCCGAATACTTTCCGCAGGGATACAAAAATCGAAACCATTCTTGAAAAATATGATGGTCTCGAAACTGAAGCCCTTGAAAAAGTTGAAGAACAGTTTGCTATTGCTGGCCGAATCGTCGCACACCGATCCTTTGGTAAGGTGACCTTCTTCCAGTTGCAGGATGTGTCTGGCCGCATGCAGGTCTACGCAGCCCGTGACGAGATGGGTGCAGACGACTACCAGATTTTTAAAAAGTACGACGTTGGCGATATCGTTGGCGTGCGTGGCGGCCTGTTCCGCACCAAGACTGGCGAACTCACTGTTATGGCCAAGTCTGTGATGCTGATCACCAAGTCCATGCGTCCTCTGCCAGAAAAATATCATGGCCTCAAAGACGTCGAGACTCGTTACCGCCAGCGCTATGTTGACCTGATCGTGAACGAGCGCTCCCGGCAGATTTTCGAAACCCGTGCGAAGATTGTTCGTGCGTTCCGTGACTTCATGCACGACCATGAT
This genomic stretch from Desulfobaculum bizertense DSM 18034 harbors:
- the glpA gene encoding anaerobic glycerol-3-phosphate dehydrogenase subunit GlpA, coding for MQTQVLIIGGGVTGTGIARDLALRGVDCVLAEALDINAGASGGNHGLLHSGGRYACTDPEAAAECRSEGEILKRLAPHCIEKTGGIFAAVEGDDEQYAADFGSYCEKAGLPARQLDPKEAREMEPVLSDRVFAAWEVEDASVDPFRLALDNMAHAVSLGARFLRRTRVVGFEKEGGRVTAAKLVETRTGRELTIEADVIVNAAGAWAGEIAAKVGGELNMLFSKGTLLITHSRMANRVINRLRKPGDGDILVPGGTVSILGTTSVRLENLDDIRPSIEEVDRNINQMAALIPSLETTRYVRAYAGVRPLVMSRGATSDRTVSRGFTLDGHEEDGLENFITITSGKLTTYRLMAERTSDLVCERLGVSAPCLTRTEALPEASECRWTEPGVAPKIWLKGHERDDQLLCECEMVPTSAVDQIIDSFAPGKDAPRMEAVARRSRVGKGSCQGATCGLRLAGHMYDRGVFNGPEDLDSLRDFVAERWRGKRSILWGPQLNQAELQEAIHCGLFDLELNSAAVKGEEDDNAR
- the glpB gene encoding glycerol-3-phosphate dehydrogenase subunit GlpB; this translates as MPDRSERHFDVMVIGAGMAGMAASIFAADRGLKVAQAGVTGESVYTSGVMDIMGVHPVADAHVWGNPFDAMKAVAKDIPGHPYAKLTESDVRDSFKEFLGFFEELGIHYCHEKDANSDVLTAMGTLKHTYAVPETMWAGTVLRKKKAPCLFVGFRGLKGFSPKQIASVQGKFWPGLKAAVVEFPGCEEKGEIYPQQMAQALEFEGNREALVERIRPHLADAAGVGIPAIVGIYHCREILADLAERLGVPVFEIPSLPPSVPGLRIKEAFDRHIEDRGVTAFRQKNVLSARYDAAEKEFVLEVGFGAVEYTLRTKAVILGTGRFLGGGLFAARKGIEETVFGLPVSQPEERDAWHQKDFMNPAGHPVNRSGLETDEQFRPLGAEGSAAYARLYACGSVLAHQDWMREKCGCGLALASAFKAVDSLAADLKADK
- a CDS encoding UPF0280 family protein, yielding MSTHSPHSSAHRAYRSGIQARTGEVQFQTVVEETDLLILAEHNMSQLALECVDELRGQLKAWFTLHPDFLHSLVPVTVPEHAPEIIQRMAHAGTICGVGPMAAVAGTVSQMVAERLHEHSANVLVENGGDVFMYSNRPRTCAILSDPTHEARIGLSLGAEDFPVALCASSAKIGHSLSLGHGDLVVVRSRDASLADAAATALCNMVQERKDLRHVTEQAQAWEQNGIEGIFAQCGQTLTAWGKIELTAL